The following coding sequences lie in one Streptomyces albofaciens JCM 4342 genomic window:
- a CDS encoding SH3 domain-containing protein, with product MSPLTKRARLAAAVAAPLLLSGATLTATAPAASAAPTGAEACTHPSWSNKSPGKGTAKGADAKVRTGPSEDCGVTATVGTSVVLQYHCWVKNSAGNKWTHVRIDGTQINGWVYNGNLDDGGSVHPDNKC from the coding sequence GTGAGCCCATTGACGAAGCGCGCCAGACTCGCCGCGGCCGTCGCCGCACCGCTCCTCCTGTCGGGAGCCACGCTCACCGCGACGGCGCCCGCGGCCAGCGCCGCGCCCACCGGTGCGGAGGCGTGTACCCACCCCAGCTGGTCGAACAAGTCGCCCGGCAAGGGCACGGCCAAGGGCGCCGACGCCAAGGTCCGCACCGGCCCCAGCGAGGACTGCGGGGTCACCGCCACGGTCGGCACGTCCGTCGTGCTCCAGTACCACTGCTGGGTGAAGAACTCCGCGGGCAACAAGTGGACGCACGTCCGTATCGACGGTACGCAGATCAACGGCTGGGTCTACAACGGCAACCTGGACGACGGCGGGTCCGTCCACCCGGACAACAAGTGCTGA
- a CDS encoding STAS domain-containing protein encodes MDTRCPEQKEGCRIVRPVGELDLATSAALRDELRGNDAAPSARVIADLRRVTFIDSSGLEELRTAQARCEAVGGWLRLVYDHRSIDLLLQLTGLEQQFPRYADVDDARNGRPSLPCPPAPR; translated from the coding sequence ATGGACACCCGGTGCCCGGAGCAGAAGGAGGGCTGCCGGATCGTCCGTCCGGTGGGCGAACTCGACCTGGCGACATCGGCCGCACTCCGCGACGAGCTGAGAGGGAACGATGCTGCACCCTCGGCCCGCGTCATCGCCGACCTGCGGCGCGTGACCTTCATCGACAGCAGCGGGCTGGAGGAACTGCGCACCGCGCAGGCGCGGTGCGAGGCGGTCGGCGGCTGGCTGCGCCTGGTCTACGACCACCGTTCCATCGATCTGCTGCTGCAACTGACCGGGCTGGAGCAGCAGTTCCCCCGGTACGCCGACGTCGACGACGCCCGGAACGGCCGCCCCTCGCTGCCCTGTCCCCCGGCGCCCCGGTGA
- a CDS encoding STAS domain-containing protein, whose amino-acid sequence MPHADGLLVNMVADCDACAVIRVSGALDHLGEQYFRTTMGGHVDAGYWYVVLDCSALVYCNSRGLNCLLGLHWLLSRRGGRLLLACVGRRVLWTLDSTGSREVLAVFPSVTRALASLPVADRPAWPPTYPVNAGPPGS is encoded by the coding sequence ATGCCGCACGCTGACGGGTTGCTGGTCAACATGGTCGCCGACTGCGACGCGTGCGCGGTGATACGCGTCAGCGGGGCCCTCGACCACCTCGGGGAGCAGTATTTCCGTACGACGATGGGCGGCCATGTCGACGCCGGTTACTGGTACGTGGTTCTGGACTGTTCGGCGCTGGTCTACTGCAATTCCCGCGGCCTGAACTGCCTGCTGGGACTGCACTGGCTGCTCAGCCGCCGGGGCGGCCGCCTGCTGCTGGCGTGCGTGGGCCGCCGTGTGCTGTGGACGCTGGACAGCACCGGAAGCAGAGAGGTGCTGGCCGTCTTCCCCAGCGTCACCCGGGCCCTGGCCAGCCTGCCGGTCGCGGACCGCCCCGCCTGGCCGCCGACGTATCCGGTGAACGCGGGGCCGCCCGGATCCTGA
- a CDS encoding STAS domain-containing protein: protein MTGLCSRYFRGRGTSARRLTLSGRRWWRQDRGQLGWITGPYRRGDGPCWRARRDGETLLLWVRGDLDLELAQRLAPALPQVSSPAVRTVVLDLSEVTFFDCSGLQWLCEVRSRVAAHGGETYLRQPPRCVYRVLQLVPLARPFALLPAPGPGAARLAAGGRSSRNGARRLGTRRNAVFGATRPHGG from the coding sequence GTGACCGGTCTCTGCTCACGCTACTTCCGTGGCCGCGGCACGTCCGCGCGCCGGCTCACGCTTTCCGGCCGCCGATGGTGGCGGCAGGACCGCGGGCAGCTCGGGTGGATCACCGGACCGTACCGCCGGGGCGACGGGCCGTGCTGGCGCGCGCGGCGGGACGGGGAGACGCTGCTGCTGTGGGTGCGCGGCGATCTCGACCTGGAGCTGGCCCAGCGCCTCGCCCCCGCCCTCCCCCAGGTGTCGTCGCCCGCCGTGCGCACGGTGGTGCTGGATCTGAGCGAGGTCACCTTCTTCGACTGCAGCGGTCTGCAGTGGCTGTGCGAGGTACGGTCCCGCGTGGCCGCGCACGGCGGGGAAACCTATCTGCGCCAGCCGCCCCGGTGCGTGTACCGCGTGTTGCAGCTGGTGCCGCTCGCGCGACCGTTCGCGTTGCTGCCCGCACCCGGGCCCGGCGCCGCACGCCTGGCGGCCGGGGGCCGTTCCTCCCGTAACGGCGCCCGCCGCCTCGGCACCCGCCGGAACGCCGTGTTCGGGGCCACACGGCCGCACGGCGGCTGA
- a CDS encoding ATP-binding protein encodes MRTRRARVRTTRVEYLLPHARETVFWARWLTAAFLTRNPVGGAASGDPADAYLIVTELVANVTRHTRSSCRLRLYVAAGALTVEVSDDSPDRPRFRPPGPGDESGRGLLIVCALARTLDVLDTPTGGKTIRATLSAARPRGSGLVSPAAVTWPGV; translated from the coding sequence TTGCGTACCCGTCGCGCCCGCGTCCGGACCACGCGTGTCGAATACCTCTTACCCCACGCCCGGGAAACGGTCTTCTGGGCCCGATGGCTGACCGCCGCCTTTCTGACCCGGAACCCCGTCGGCGGAGCCGCGTCCGGCGACCCGGCCGACGCCTACCTGATCGTCACCGAACTGGTCGCCAACGTCACCCGCCACACCCGCAGCAGCTGCCGGCTGCGGCTGTACGTCGCGGCCGGTGCCCTGACCGTCGAGGTGAGCGACGACAGCCCGGACCGCCCCCGCTTCCGCCCGCCCGGCCCCGGCGACGAGAGCGGACGCGGCCTCCTCATCGTCTGCGCCCTCGCCCGCACCCTCGACGTCCTGGACACCCCCACGGGCGGCAAGACGATCCGCGCGACACTGAGCGCGGCCCGGCCGCGGGGATCCGGCCTCGTGTCCCCGGCTGCCGTGACGTGGCCGGGGGTATGA
- a CDS encoding TMEM175 family protein has product MSGKARPEPGFSPERLVFFTDAIFAIAMTLLAVELKRPDEKELASARALGGFLVDQRDAYLAFALAAPYGGALISRMRTSTVQVPRRRS; this is encoded by the coding sequence ATGAGCGGGAAGGCGCGGCCGGAGCCAGGGTTCTCGCCCGAGAGGCTGGTCTTCTTCACGGACGCGATCTTCGCGATCGCGATGACGCTGCTGGCCGTCGAATTGAAGCGCCCCGACGAGAAGGAACTCGCGTCGGCCCGTGCGCTGGGCGGTTTCCTGGTGGACCAGCGGGACGCGTATCTGGCGTTCGCGCTGGCAGCTCCGTACGGCGGAGCGTTGATCTCCCGCATGCGCACGTCCACGGTGCAGGTCCCGAGGCGGCGCAGTTAG
- the gyrB gene encoding DNA topoisomerase (ATP-hydrolyzing) subunit B produces MTTSDTHAASGVSGAQQNGHPGSAAYDATAITVLDGLDAVRKRPGMYIGSTGERGLHHLVQEIVDNSVDEALAGVADRIDVTILADGGVRVVDNGRGIPVGMHPVEKKPAVEVVLTVLHAGGKFGDGGYAVSGGLHGVGLSVVNALSTRLSAEIWTDGHRWTQEYEDGAPTAPLARHEATSKTGTSLTFWADGGIFETTEYSFETLAGRFREMAFLNRGLTLTLTDERASARAAAAAGEAGPDTAGEQAAKTANYRYDGGVTDFVAYLNARKGEPVHPSVISITAEDAERPLSVEVALQWNSQFADSVHSYANTIHTHEGGTHEEGFRTALTTVVNRYAREKRMLREKDGNLTGEDIREGLTAIISVKLGEPQFEGQTKTKLGNSEARTFVQKVVHEHLTDWFDSNPHEAADIVRKATQAATARLAARKARDLTRRKGLLESTALPGKLSDCRSSDPAKSEIFIVEGDSAGGSAKSGRDPRYQAILPIRGKILNVEKARIDKILHNQEVQSMISAFGTGVHEDFGIEKLRYHKIILMADADVDGQHINTLLLTFLFRFMRPLIEQGHVYLSRPPLYKIKWGRDHVEYAYSDRERDVLLERGRQEGHRVRDDSVQRFKGLGEMNAEELRTTTMDQEHRVLGRVTLDDAAVADALFSVLMGEDVEARRSFIQRNAKDVRFLDI; encoded by the coding sequence GTGACCACTTCCGACACTCACGCTGCTTCCGGTGTCTCCGGCGCCCAGCAGAACGGCCATCCCGGGTCCGCCGCGTACGACGCCACCGCGATCACCGTCCTCGACGGGCTCGATGCCGTACGCAAGCGGCCCGGCATGTACATCGGCTCCACGGGCGAGCGGGGCCTGCACCATCTGGTGCAGGAGATCGTGGACAACTCCGTCGACGAGGCGCTGGCCGGGGTGGCCGACCGTATCGACGTGACGATCCTGGCCGACGGCGGCGTGCGGGTGGTCGACAACGGGCGCGGCATCCCGGTGGGCATGCATCCGGTGGAGAAGAAGCCGGCCGTGGAAGTCGTGCTGACGGTGCTGCACGCGGGCGGCAAGTTCGGGGACGGCGGATACGCGGTCTCCGGCGGTCTGCACGGTGTGGGCCTGTCGGTGGTCAACGCGCTCTCGACCAGGCTGTCGGCGGAGATCTGGACCGACGGCCACCGGTGGACCCAGGAGTACGAGGACGGAGCGCCGACGGCGCCGCTGGCCCGCCACGAGGCCACCTCGAAGACGGGCACCTCCCTGACGTTCTGGGCGGACGGCGGCATCTTCGAGACCACCGAGTACTCCTTCGAGACGCTGGCCGGACGGTTCCGGGAGATGGCCTTCCTCAACCGGGGGCTGACCCTGACCCTCACCGACGAGCGTGCGTCGGCCCGCGCGGCGGCCGCGGCCGGCGAAGCGGGTCCGGACACCGCCGGGGAGCAGGCCGCGAAGACGGCCAACTACCGCTATGACGGCGGCGTCACCGACTTCGTCGCCTACCTCAATGCCCGCAAGGGCGAGCCGGTCCACCCCTCCGTCATCTCCATCACCGCCGAGGATGCCGAGCGGCCGCTGTCGGTGGAAGTGGCGCTGCAGTGGAACAGCCAGTTCGCCGACAGTGTCCACTCCTACGCCAACACCATCCACACCCACGAGGGCGGCACCCATGAGGAGGGCTTCCGTACGGCGCTGACCACGGTCGTCAACCGGTATGCCCGGGAGAAGAGGATGCTGCGGGAGAAGGACGGCAACCTCACGGGTGAGGACATCCGCGAGGGGCTGACGGCGATCATCTCGGTCAAGCTGGGGGAGCCGCAGTTCGAGGGCCAGACCAAGACCAAGCTGGGCAACAGCGAAGCCAGGACGTTCGTACAGAAGGTCGTGCACGAGCACCTGACGGACTGGTTCGACAGCAACCCCCATGAGGCGGCCGACATCGTCCGCAAGGCGACACAGGCGGCCACCGCCCGGCTGGCGGCGCGCAAGGCCCGGGACCTGACCCGCCGCAAGGGCCTGCTGGAGTCGACGGCCCTGCCGGGCAAGCTGTCCGACTGCCGGTCGAGCGATCCGGCGAAGAGCGAGATCTTCATCGTCGAGGGCGATTCCGCCGGCGGCTCGGCCAAGTCCGGCCGCGACCCGCGGTACCAGGCGATCCTGCCCATCCGCGGCAAGATCCTCAACGTCGAGAAGGCCCGTATCGACAAGATCCTGCACAACCAGGAGGTCCAGTCGATGATCTCCGCGTTCGGCACGGGCGTGCACGAGGACTTCGGCATCGAGAAGCTCCGCTACCACAAGATCATCCTGATGGCGGACGCCGACGTCGACGGCCAGCACATCAACACCCTGCTGCTGACCTTCCTGTTCCGCTTCATGCGGCCGCTGATCGAGCAGGGGCACGTCTACCTCTCCCGCCCGCCGCTCTACAAGATCAAGTGGGGCCGGGACCACGTCGAGTACGCCTACTCCGACCGCGAACGCGACGTACTCCTGGAACGGGGACGGCAGGAAGGCCACCGAGTCAGGGACGACTCCGTCCAACGCTTCAAGGGCCTGGGCGAGATGAACGCCGAGGAACTGCGCACCACGACCATGGACCAGGAGCACCGGGTCCTGGGCCGGGTCACCCTCGACGACGCGGCCGTCGCCGACGCCCTCTTCTCCGTCCTGATGGGCGAGGACGTCGAGGCCCGGCGCTCCTTCATCCAGCGCAACGCCAAGGACGTGCGCTTCCTCGACATCTGA
- a CDS encoding WD40 repeat domain-containing protein, with protein sequence MPRAERPLDPGDSPLLRFAADLRRLRAQAGGPTYRVLAERAHYSAAALSGAASGRQLPSMAVALAYARACGGDVRQWERRWREVAAELAAEATARETAGAEEGECAPYAGLAAFRAQDADWFFGRERLVEELAARLRGQRFVALFGASGAGKSSLLRAGLLPCLRTRSPRCVPLLFTPGGHPLEECAIHLAPHARRAPGRLRSDLLADHAELNRVLRQIAVQISDEAEVVVVVDQFEEVFTVCGSERERAAFITALVTAAHAPNSRCRVVLGIRADFYPHCTQHAQLVEALCDAQVTLGPMTSCELHRAIVQPAVRAGCRVEGALLAALTAQVHGQVGMLPLLSHALLETWRRRQGTTLSLAGYQAAGGLDGALTQSAEALYAALTEHQQRLARELFLRLTALGEGTEDTKRRIPRSELDETADTAAILDRAARARLLTLDRGHVEITHEALIRSWPRLRRWLAEDRDRLRLHRQLTEAAQEWEALGRDPGALYRGTRLALAKGLLHHDGTTLTVRERAFLDAGLSTESAESAAVRRRARRLRQLVALLAVFVVLSAAAALYTVGAERRATDERNSALARKAVAQAVALQVKDPALAAQLRLAAHRLAPQDETRDSVLGTSSQPYTTRLTGHHRGTTHAAFSPDGTVVATTSMDRTTKLWDVRNRYRPRELSTLRGHTATVQAAAFRADGRVLATVGWDRTVRLWDVTDPRQPRRLSVVTGHSADISALAFHPTGSLLATAGQDGTARLWDVADPRRPRTLAVLRKHRDNVSSVAFSPSGKTLATADHDATTHLWDVTLPARPRHLTTLASAGYATAFSPDGKTLATAGTGRTIQLWDITTVSEPRARTASLAGHTDVINALAFSPDGEMLASAGTDDTVRIWLTAGPGGPPTPLTVLTGHTDMVSWAAFSPDGTTLATASDDYSVRLEDLRALTARHTDIIYSVAFSPDGRVLATGSADHTVRLWDVTDPAAPTRLAVLTGQGEAVHTVAFSPDGRLLAAGGAAHTIQLWDVTHPRRPEHITTLPGPTGTPGGPGSGVMSVAFHPGGRLLASGGTDRTIRLWDLTHPARPRRLAAIAGHTGSLTSVSFHPGGTVLAAGGVNSIVRLWDVTDPRNPGQLRGMNGHTDVTGLTFASRGDLLVSYSADRTLRLRAVTPAGSARELSVLRAHSATLQDAAFSPDGTSLASVGNDQVVRLWDTAAPRHPVETARLTGHTAKIYSVAFHPRGALLATTDADGSLKLWDTDLDRVTARICRTVHPVITRAQWNRYFPGVAYTPPCAELSVNHRDRG encoded by the coding sequence ATGCCTCGCGCGGAGCGGCCTCTTGATCCGGGGGACAGTCCGCTGCTGCGGTTCGCCGCGGACCTCCGGCGGCTGCGGGCCCAGGCGGGCGGTCCTACGTACCGGGTGCTGGCGGAGCGTGCGCACTACTCGGCCGCGGCCCTCTCCGGGGCCGCTTCGGGGCGTCAACTGCCCAGCATGGCGGTGGCGTTGGCGTATGCGCGCGCCTGTGGGGGCGATGTCCGGCAGTGGGAGCGACGCTGGCGGGAGGTGGCGGCCGAGCTCGCCGCCGAGGCGACAGCACGGGAGACAGCCGGCGCGGAAGAGGGTGAGTGCGCGCCGTACGCGGGGCTGGCGGCCTTCCGGGCACAGGACGCCGACTGGTTCTTCGGCCGTGAGCGGCTGGTCGAAGAGCTGGCAGCACGCTTGCGAGGACAGCGGTTCGTGGCCCTGTTCGGCGCCTCGGGAGCGGGGAAGTCCTCACTGCTGCGAGCGGGCCTCTTGCCTTGTCTGCGCACTCGGAGCCCGCGGTGCGTTCCCTTGCTCTTCACGCCCGGTGGCCACCCGTTGGAGGAATGCGCGATCCACCTGGCGCCGCATGCGCGCCGCGCCCCCGGCCGGCTGCGCAGCGACCTCCTGGCCGACCACGCGGAGCTGAACCGGGTCCTGCGTCAGATCGCGGTCCAGATCTCGGACGAGGCAGAGGTCGTCGTGGTGGTGGACCAGTTCGAGGAGGTCTTCACCGTATGCGGCAGTGAGCGCGAGCGCGCCGCCTTCATCACCGCGCTGGTCACCGCGGCACACGCTCCGAACAGCCGCTGCCGCGTGGTGCTGGGCATACGTGCCGACTTCTACCCGCACTGCACCCAGCATGCGCAGCTGGTGGAGGCGTTGTGCGACGCGCAGGTCACACTGGGGCCGATGACCAGCTGCGAGCTGCACCGGGCCATCGTCCAGCCGGCCGTCCGCGCCGGGTGCCGGGTCGAGGGGGCGCTCCTGGCGGCGCTGACCGCGCAGGTTCACGGGCAGGTGGGCATGCTGCCGCTGCTCTCCCACGCTCTGCTGGAGACCTGGCGTCGCAGGCAGGGCACCACGCTGTCGCTGGCCGGCTACCAGGCGGCCGGTGGGCTCGACGGCGCACTGACCCAGAGCGCGGAAGCCCTTTACGCAGCCCTCACCGAACACCAACAGCGCCTGGCCCGGGAACTGTTCCTGCGGCTGACCGCTCTGGGTGAGGGCACCGAGGACACCAAACGTCGCATTCCGCGCAGCGAACTCGACGAGACCGCCGACACCGCGGCCATCTTGGACCGGGCGGCCCGTGCCCGGCTGCTCACCTTGGACCGTGGCCATGTGGAGATCACCCACGAGGCGCTGATCCGTAGCTGGCCCCGGCTGCGCCGGTGGCTGGCCGAGGACCGCGACCGGCTGCGCCTGCACCGCCAGCTCACCGAGGCCGCCCAGGAGTGGGAGGCGCTCGGCCGGGACCCCGGCGCCCTGTACCGGGGCACCCGTCTTGCCCTGGCCAAGGGCCTCCTCCACCACGACGGGACAACCCTGACCGTACGCGAGCGGGCGTTCTTGGACGCCGGCCTGTCCACCGAGTCCGCGGAGAGCGCCGCGGTCCGCCGCCGCGCCCGCCGGCTGCGCCAACTCGTCGCACTGCTCGCCGTGTTCGTCGTGCTGTCCGCCGCGGCCGCGCTCTACACGGTGGGTGCCGAACGCCGGGCGACCGACGAACGCAACAGTGCGCTGGCGCGCAAGGCGGTGGCGCAGGCCGTCGCTCTGCAGGTGAAGGATCCGGCCTTGGCGGCGCAGCTACGGCTGGCCGCCCACCGGCTGGCACCGCAGGACGAGACGCGCGACAGTGTGCTCGGCACGTCCTCCCAGCCGTACACGACGCGGTTGACCGGGCACCACCGCGGCACCACCCACGCGGCCTTCAGCCCCGACGGCACCGTGGTCGCGACCACCAGCATGGACAGGACCACCAAGCTCTGGGACGTCAGGAACCGGTACCGTCCCCGGGAACTGTCGACCCTGAGGGGGCACACCGCCACCGTCCAGGCTGCCGCCTTCCGCGCGGACGGCCGTGTACTGGCCACCGTCGGCTGGGACCGGACGGTGCGCCTGTGGGATGTCACCGACCCGCGACAGCCCCGTCGCCTGTCCGTGGTCACGGGCCACTCGGCGGACATCAGCGCGCTGGCCTTCCACCCCACGGGCTCGTTGCTGGCCACAGCGGGCCAGGACGGTACGGCGCGGCTGTGGGACGTGGCCGATCCCCGCAGACCCCGCACGCTGGCCGTCCTGAGGAAGCATCGCGACAACGTCAGCTCCGTGGCCTTCAGCCCCAGCGGCAAGACGCTGGCCACCGCCGACCACGACGCCACGACCCACCTGTGGGACGTCACCCTCCCCGCTCGCCCCCGCCACCTCACCACCCTGGCCTCGGCGGGCTATGCGACAGCCTTCAGCCCCGACGGCAAGACGCTGGCCACCGCCGGGACCGGCCGGACCATCCAGCTGTGGGACATCACCACCGTCTCCGAGCCCCGTGCGCGCACCGCGTCGCTCGCCGGCCACACCGACGTCATCAACGCTCTCGCCTTCAGCCCCGACGGCGAAATGCTGGCCAGTGCCGGCACCGACGACACCGTACGGATCTGGCTCACTGCCGGGCCGGGTGGCCCGCCGACGCCGCTGACCGTCCTGACCGGTCACACCGACATGGTCTCCTGGGCCGCGTTCAGCCCGGACGGCACCACGTTGGCCACCGCCAGCGACGACTACAGCGTCCGCCTGGAGGACCTGCGCGCCCTGACCGCACGCCACACCGACATCATCTACAGCGTGGCCTTCAGCCCCGACGGACGGGTGCTGGCCACCGGGAGCGCCGACCACACGGTCCGGCTCTGGGACGTCACCGATCCCGCCGCGCCCACCCGCCTTGCCGTCCTCACCGGCCAGGGCGAAGCCGTCCATACGGTGGCCTTCAGCCCCGACGGCAGGTTGCTCGCCGCGGGCGGCGCGGCGCACACGATCCAGCTGTGGGACGTCACCCACCCCCGCCGCCCCGAGCACATCACCACTCTCCCCGGGCCCACCGGCACTCCTGGCGGCCCCGGCTCCGGTGTCATGTCGGTCGCCTTCCACCCCGGCGGCCGCCTCCTGGCCAGTGGCGGCACGGACCGGACCATCCGTCTGTGGGACCTCACGCATCCGGCACGGCCCCGCCGCCTGGCCGCCATCGCCGGCCACACCGGTTCCCTCACGTCGGTGAGCTTCCACCCCGGCGGCACCGTCCTGGCCGCCGGCGGTGTCAATTCCATCGTGCGGCTCTGGGACGTCACCGACCCCCGGAATCCCGGGCAATTGCGCGGCATGAACGGTCACACGGACGTCACCGGCCTGACCTTCGCCTCCCGCGGCGACCTCCTGGTGAGCTACAGCGCGGACCGTACCCTCAGACTGCGCGCCGTGACACCGGCGGGATCGGCCCGCGAGCTGTCGGTGCTGCGCGCGCATTCCGCCACTCTCCAGGACGCGGCCTTCAGCCCCGACGGCACCAGCCTCGCCAGCGTGGGCAACGACCAGGTCGTCCGCCTGTGGGACACCGCCGCCCCACGGCACCCCGTGGAGACAGCGCGGCTCACCGGGCACACCGCCAAGATCTACTCAGTGGCCTTCCACCCCCGCGGGGCTCTCCTCGCCACCACGGACGCGGACGGCTCCTTGAAGCTGTGGGACACCGACCTGGACCGCGTCACCGCCCGCATCTGCCGCACCGTTCATCCCGTCATCACCCGCGCCCAGTGGAACCGGTACTTCCCCGGGGTCGCCTACACACCTCCCTGCGCGGAACTGTCCGTCAACCACCGGGACCGGGGCTGA